Sequence from the Muntiacus reevesi chromosome 9, mMunRee1.1, whole genome shotgun sequence genome:
TATGCTATTCTTTGATATTCTCTGAAGTAAATACATCCAGTTCTGACAGAAGTTCcagaaaatttttaagaaaatttaaggaTGCTCATCATGGTGctgatgataaagaacctgcctgctatacatagaaaactataaaacactgatgaaagaaatcaaagaggacacaaacagatggagaaacataccgtgttcatggattggaagaatcaatattgtcaaaatggctattctacccaaagcaatctatagattcaatgcaatccctatcaagctaccaacggtatttttcacagaactagaacaaataatttcacaatttgtatggaaatacaaaaaacctcgaatagccaaagtaatcttgagaaagaagaatggaactggaggaatcaacctgcctgacttcagactctactacaaagccacagtcatcaagacagtatggtactggcacaaagacagaaatatagatcaatggaacagaatagaaagcccagagataaatccacgaacctatggtcacctcatctttgacaaaggaggcaaggatatacaatggaaaaaagacaatctctttaacaagtggtgctgggaaaactggtcaaccacttgtaaaagaatgaaactagaacactttctaacaccatacacaaaaataaactcaaaatggattaaagatctaaatgtaagaccagaaactataaaactcctagaggagaacataggcaaaacactctccgacataaatcacagcaagatcttctatgacccacctcccagaatattggaaataaaagcaaaaataaacaaatgggacctaatgaaaattaaaagcttttgcacaacaaaggaaactataagtaaggtgaaaagacagccctcagattgggagaaaataataacaaatgaggaaacagacaaaggattaatctcaaaaatatacaagcaactcctgaagctcaattccagaaaaataaacgacccaatcaaaaaatgggccaaagaactaaacagacatttctccaaagaagacatacagatggctaacaaacacatgaaaagatgctcaacatcactcatcatcagagaaatgcaaatcaaaaccacaatgaggtaccattacacgccagtcaggatggctgctatccaaaagtctacaagcaataaatgctggagagggtgtggagaaaagggaaccctcttacactgttggtgggaatgcaaactagtacagccactatggaaaacagtgtggagatttcttaaaaaactggaaatagaactgccatatgacccagcaataccacttctaggcatacacactgaggaatccagatctgaaagagacacgtgcaccccaatgttcatcgcagcactgtttataatagccaggacatggaagcaacccagatgcccatcaacagatgaatggataaggaagctgtggtacatatacaccatggaatattactcagccgttaaaaagaattcatttgaatcagttctaatgagatggatgaaactggagcccattatacagagtgaagtaagccagaaagataaagaacattacagtatactaacacatatatacggaatctagatagatggtggcgataaccctatatgcaaaacagaaaaagagacacagaagtacagaacagacttttgaactctgggggagaacgtgagggtgggatgttttgaaagaacagcatgtatactatctatggtgaaacggaccaccagcacaggtgggatacatgagtcaggtgctcgggcctggtgcactgggaggaccctgaggagtcgggtggggagggaggtgggaggggggatcgggatggggaatacgtgtaactatatggctgattcatgccaatgtatgacaaaacccactgaaatgttgtaaagtgactggcctccaactaataaaataatatttaaaaaaaaaaaaaaaaaacaaaaacaaaaaaaaaaacaaaacaaaaaaaaaaaaaaaaaaaaaaaaaaaaaaaaaaaagaacctgcctgctattgaaggagatgtaagagatacagatttgatccctgggctgggtagaccccctggaaaaagaaatggcaacacattcctgtgttcttgcctgaagaatcccatggacagaggagcctggtgggctacagccatggagtcacaaagaatctgacacctaaagagacttagcatgcacgcactatAAGGCTGCTTAAAGCTCTTTATGTCACTAGTCCTGAACCAAGGTGGTCTTGGTATGCCCACTGGAAGTCTGTCCTCCTAACACTGAGTTTGATCTATGATTTCTTAGATCTTTGCTAGTCTTTCCAATAAAACACTCAACTTCTATTATTATTCCAAAGTAAAAAGCCAAAGGGAACACATGAACACTTCCTGAACTCACCCTGAAGTTCTCAGGATCCACATGCAACTTGTCACAGTGCAATTCACTCAGCTTAGCAAAGGCACCTTTGAGGTTGTCCAAATTCTTAATAGCTTCTCCGAAGGAAGTCAGCACCTTCTTGCCATGGGCCTTGACCTTGGGGTTTCCCATTATGGCAGAGGCAGAGGACAGGTTGCCAAAGCTGTCAAAGAACCTCTGGGTCCAGGGGTAGACAACCAGGAGCCTATGAGATGGAAACACAGTCGATGGAAAATCAGTGACtcgaaaatttttgaagaatttgCTGATCAATTTGCCAGGCTCATATTCACCATCCTCCCCCATGAAGTCCACTTCCTACCTGCCTAGAGCCTCGCCTCCAGCCTCTTCCACATTGACTTTACCCCACAGGCCAGTGATAGCAGCCTTCTCCTCGGCAGTAAAATGCACCATGATGTCAAGTCGTGGAGCTTACAGGTGATCACAGAAGCATCAGAAGCAAGTCTGTGCTGCTGCTGGATGCTGCGGCCttttattctttactgctgaacttcTGCCCCCTTGCACCCCCTTGTCCTTTGAAGTCATTGGTCAAGGTTAGGCTGGGTCCCTCAGGGGTGGAGTCAGGTCAGCTGATGGTCAGCAAGGAAGATGTATATTGAGTGTATGATAACATGTTGGTTCCTGAGACATCCTTCCTTTGTTAGTTCCTCCTCCATCCTCAACACCATTTTCCACTCATTCCCCATTTTCCCCTCTGTTCTTCCCGTGTCATCCTCCACAATGGCATCCATCTCTCACATTCTCCCAGAATGATCCATGGAGTGTAGCTAAGCACCAGACAAGGAAGGAGTTCTATTCAAACCATTTTAGTATTGGTTAAGGATGGTGAGATGGTGACAAGGACAAAAACACGCACAAGATAATAAATATAGTTGGAGACAAGAAATTCAATCAGCTCCAGCTCTCATGAGGAGTGGATTATAGGCAAGTGCTGGATTTTAATTTTccaagggagaagaaccaaacaaAACAGACACTTATGGTTACTTCAGGAAGTTGAATGGAAATTCAAGGGATGTACAATAGAACTAAGAGCTCAACCCCGAATTAAAATGTCCAAAGGTTATTTCATAGAAAGAACAGGCAGAATAAGCTTACATCCTGTGCTCCAGGCAACTGTGTTCATTTCTCTGTGACAACAAGGGAAACTGTCTACTCTGGAGATATTTCTCTGAGTGTTcttcttaattttctcttcttatttacATCAGCGAGGCAGCTAAGaagtctaaaattatttaaaaccatGACTTGTGATCATACTGAGGAATACACGAATTGATATGAGTGGCTAGGTGTTGGAGTATGCTTAATGTTTGTTGAAGCCATCAGTGATGAAGACTTCAAATTTCTCCAGtgcccttgttttgtttttcattttgatgtccTTGTTGTCTGTAGGCTCCCCTAAGAACACATCAT
This genomic interval carries:
- the HBE1 gene encoding hemoglobin subunit epsilon codes for the protein MVHFTAEEKAAITGLWGKVNVEEAGGEALGRLLVVYPWTQRFFDSFGNLSSASAIMGNPKVKAHGKKVLTSFGEAIKNLDNLKGAFAKLSELHCDKLHVDPENFRLLGNVIVIILATHFSREFTPDVQAAWQKLVSGVATALAHKYH